A region of Saccopteryx leptura isolate mSacLep1 chromosome X, mSacLep1_pri_phased_curated, whole genome shotgun sequence DNA encodes the following proteins:
- the PNCK gene encoding calcium/calmodulin-dependent protein kinase type 1B, whose product MLLLKKQTEDISSVYEIREKLGSGAFSEVVLAQERGSSHLVALKCISKKALRGKEALVENEIAVLRRVSHPNIVALEDVHESPSHLYLAMELVTGGELFDRIMERGSYTEKDASHLVGQVLGAVSYLHSLGIVHRDLKPENLLYATPFEDSKIMVSDFGLSKIQAGNMLGTACGTPGYVAPELLEQKPYGKAVDVWALGVISYILLCGYPPFYDESDPELFSQILRASYEFDSPFWDDISESAKDFIRHLLERDPQKRFTCQQALQHLWISGDAAFDKDILGSVSEQIQKNFARTHWKRAFNATSFLRHIRKLGQSPEGEEVSQRRMVRHSHPGLGAGQAPGW is encoded by the exons ATGCTGCTGCTCAAGAAACAGACGGAGGATATCAGCAGCGTCTATGAGATCCGGGAGAAGCTAGGCTC GGGTGCCTTCTCTGAGGTGGTGTTGGCCCAGGAACGGGGCTCCTCACACCTTGTTGCCCTCAAGTGCATCTCCAAGAAGGCCCTTCGAGGCAAGGAGGCCTTGGTGGAGAATGAGATTGCGGTGCTCCGCAG GGTCAGCCACCCCAACATCGTGGCCCTGGAGGACGTCCACGAGAGCCCCTCCCACCTCTACCTGGCCATGGAGCT GGTGACAGGGGGTGAGCTGTTCGACCGCATCATGGAGCGTGGGTCCTACACAGAGAAGGATGCCAGCCACCTGGTGGGCCAGGTTCTTGGCGCTGTCTCTTACCTGCACAGCTTGGGCATCGTGCACCGTGACCTCAAG CCTGAAAACCTTCTCTATGCCACGCCATTTGAGGACTCCAAGATCATGGTTTCTGACTTCGGCCTCTCCAAAATCCAGGCTGGCAATATGCTAGGAACCGCTTGTGGGACCCCAGGATATGTGG CCCCGGAACTCTTGGAGCAGAAGCCCTACGGGAAGGCTGTAGATGTGTGGGCCTTGGGTGTCATCTCCTACATCCT GCTGTGTGGGTACCCCCCCTTCTACGACGAGAGCGACCCTGAACTCTTCAGCCAGATCCTGAGGGCCAGCTACGAGTTTGATTCTCCCTTTTGGGATGACATCTCAGAATCAG CCAAAGACTTCATCCGGCACCTTCTGGAACGAGACCCTCAGAAGAGGTTCACCTGCCAGCAGGCCTTACAGCATCTTTG GATCTCTGGGGATGCCGCCTTTGACAAGGACATCCTGGGCTCAGTCAGTGAGCAGATCCAGAAAAATTTTGCTCGGACCCACTGGAAG agAGCATTCAATGCCACCTCTTTCCTGCGTCACATCCGAAAGTTGGGGCAGAGCCCAGAAGGCGAGGAGGTGTCACAGCGGAGGATGGTCCGCCACAGCCACCCGGGTCTCGGGGCTGGCCAGGCCCCCGGCTGGTGA